One genomic window of Fusarium fujikuroi IMI 58289 draft genome, chromosome FFUJ_chr01 includes the following:
- a CDS encoding related to nuclear GTPase translates to MAGSITKPKKPKSKRTPVRLRHKIEKASAAKQKKERKLAKKNPEWRSKLKKDPGIPNLFPYKEKLLQEIEENRLKKAEEAQRRKELAKAAKTGSKDEAATTDVQVDVGDEMDEDGMDEDIDESNPMAALIASARAAAATYDRQLADDDDMDEDDDSNDSDDDRGPEMSIGQASSRKTYDRVFKQVVEQADVVLYVLDARDPEGTRSREVERQIMAAAAGGKRLILVINKVDLIPPKVLRDWLIYLRRYFPTLPLRASGAAPNAHTFNHRDLTVQSTSATLFKALKSFAASRQLKRAVSVGVIGYPNVGKSSVINALLSRMSGKGGSSSKACPAGAEAGVTTSIRSVKIDSKLTLLDSPGVVFPSSSSTQSAGLVSLKNATEAHAHLVLLNAVPPKQIDDPMPAVTLLLKRLSASPDLMQKLTSVYDIPALLPDRADGDITTDFLVQVARKRGRLGRGGIPNLSAAAMTVVTDWRDGRIQGWVEPPVLAVESTTTASKSAIKNAGEDEVAADQKQIVTEWAAEFKLEGLWGDDEGSAEAVDAMEQ, encoded by the exons ATGGCCGGCTCAATTACCAAACCCAAGA AGCCCAAGTCTAAGCGAACTCCCGTTCGTCTTCGCCACAAGATCGAAAAGGCTTCCGCCGCAAAGCAAAAGAAGGAGCGCAagttggcaaagaagaaCCCAGAATGGCGAtcaaagttgaagaaggacCCCGGTATCCCCAACCTGTTCCCCtacaaggagaagctgctCCAGGAGATTGAAGAGAACCGTCTAaagaaggccgaggaggcgcaaagaagaaaggagcTGGCCAAGGCCGCAAAGACGGGTTCCAAGGACGAGGCGGCCACGACCGACGTCCAGGTCGACGttggagatgagatggacgAGGACGGCATGGACGAGGATATCGACGAGTCAAACCCCATGGCTGCGCTTATCGCGAGCGCacgcgctgctgctgccaccTATGATAGACAACTCGctgacgacgatgatatggacgaggacgacgataGCAACGACTCCGACGACGACCGTGGCCCCGAGATGTCCATTGGTCAGGCCTCATCGAGAAAGACCTACGACAGAGTCTTCAAGCAAGTCGTTGAGCAGGCCGATGTTGTTCTTTATGTCCTCGATGCTCGCGATCCCGAGGGCACCCGCTCTCGCGAGGTTGAGCGTCAGATTATGGCTGCTGCAGCTGGCGGCAAGCGACTGATCCTGGTCATTAACAAGGTCGATCTCATCCCTCCCAAGGTTCTACGAGACTGGCTTATCTACCTCCGACGATACTTCCCTACTCTGCCTCTCCGAGCCTCTGGCGCTGCCCCCAACGCCCACACCTTTAACCACCGCGATCTGACCGTCCAGAGCACCTCTGCCACGCTCTTCAAGGCCCTCAAGAGCTTTGCCGCCAGCCGACAACTCAAGCGCGCTGTCTCCGTTGGCGTTATCGGTTATCCTAATGTCGGCAAGAGTTCTGTTATCAACGCTCTTCTTTCAAGGATGAGCGGCAAGGGCGGCAGCTCTTCCAAGGCTTGCCCTGCTGGTGCCGAGGCTGGCGTTACCACAAGTATTCGCTCGGTCAAGATCGACAGCAAGCTCACTCTTCTCGACTCCCCCGGTGTTGTTttcccctcatcatcttccaccCAATCTGCTGGTCTCGTTTCTCTCAAGAACGCCACTGAGGCACATGCTCACTTGGTTCTCCTCAACGCTGTGCCCCCCAAGCAGATCGACGATCCTATGCCCGCCGTGACTCTTCTCCTGAAGCGTCTGTCAGCTTCTCCCGATCTTATGCAGAAGCTCACAAGCGTCTACGATATCCCTGCCCTCCTCCCTGATCGTGCCGATGGTGACATCACCACCGACTTCCTCGTTCAAGTCGCCCGCAAGAGAGGCCGCCTTGGTCGTGGTGGTATTCCTAACCTCTCTGCTGCCGCTATGACAGTCGTCACTGACTGGCGAGACGGCCGCATCCAGGGCTGGGTTGAGCCTCCTGTTCTAGCTGTCGAGTCGACTACCACCGCCTCCAAGTCGGCCATCAAGAACGCTGGCGAGGACGAGGTTGCTGCTGACCAGAAGCAGATCGTGACCGAATGGGCTGCCGAATTCAAGCTCGAGGGCCTGTGGGGTGACGATGAGGGCAGTGCCGAAGCCGTCGATGCTATGGAGCAGTAA
- a CDS encoding probable mitotic control protein dis3+, translated as MASLKRSTETDSLASNISSKVYVRSTRSGKVQKIVREVYLRTDIPCSSKLCKACLQDAPRNAAQQAQPFVLSDKPAGTKTFPQGHYLVPDTNALLNAMDLFEQSSAFYDVVILQTVLEELRNRSLPLYNRLVGLTKSEDKRFYVFFNDFRLETFVHRQANETVNDRNDRAVRLAVKWYGEHLARTKANKLPAVVMLSDDRENLRKAKEEGLHASSLRDYVSGLEDGERLLDMVAEAQNQESFKKQGQMLYPEYSTLSRMMTGVKAGLMHQGIFNVSPYNYLEAVDGDVVVVEVLPQDQWKEPSTKIIEEDAITKNENADVEESQDLVSEKERKALQEQVKKTQKSASESKPQPTAKVVGVIKRNWRQYVGHIDPSSASKGSSQGRKQDSVFLIPMDKKIPKIRLRTRQVADLLGKRLLVTIDAWERDSRHPIGHFVRSLGELETKSAETEALLLEWDVQYRPFPKTVLDCLPREGHDWRVPTSLEDPGWRQREDLRGLLICSIDPVGCQDIDDALHAKQLPNGNYEVGVHIADVSNFVKPANAMDTEASIRGTTVYLVDKRIDMLPPLLGTDLCSLKPYVERFAFSVLWELNENADIVNVRFTKSVIKSREAFSYEQAQLRIDDESQQDDLTKGMRMLLMLSKKLKKKRMDAGALSLSSPEVKVQTESETSDPIDVKTKQLLDTNSLVEEFMLFANVSVAAKIYEAFPQTAILRRHAAPPKTNFDELSNQLRTKRGMELRTDSSKALADSLDQCVDPREPFFNTLVRIMATRCMMSAEYFCSGTQAYPEFRHYGLASEIYTHFTSPIRRYADLLAHRQLAAAIDYEAIHPNVRSRGRLEAVCKNINVRHRNAQMAGRASIAYYVGQALKGKVAEEDAFVMKIFSNGFVVLVPRFGTEGLIRLRDLAQPEPEAEYDAETYTLITKGSREMKVELFQKVRVRVRDEKDEMTGKRGVKMELIEA; from the exons ATGGCAAGCTTAAAAAGATCTACCGAGACAGATTCTCTGGCCTCAAACATCTCGAGCAAAGTCTATGTGCGATCGACCCGGAGTGGCAAAGTGCAGAAAATCGTAAGAGAAGTCTACTTACGAACTGACATCCCCTGCTCTTCCAAGCTCTGCAAAGCTTGTCTTCAGGATGCCCCTAGAAATGCCGCTCAGCAAG CTCAGCCTTTTGTGCTCTCGGACAAGCCAGCAGGCACCAAGACTTTCCCTCAGGGCCATTACCTGGTGCCTGATACTAATGCGTTGCTCAACGCAATGGACCTTTTCGAGCAAAGCTCGGCTTTCTACGATGTAGTCATCCTGCAAACAGTACTCGAGGAGCTGCGAAATCGGTCACTACCACTCTACAACCGTCTAGTGGGGCTCACAAAGAGCGAGGATAAGAGATTTTACGTCTTTTTCAACGACTTTAGACTCGAGACATTCGTCCACCGTCAGGCAAACGAGACTGTGAATGACAGGAATGACAGAGCTGTGCGGTTAGCCGTCAAGTGGTACGGCGAGCATCTTGCCAGGACAAAGGCGAACAAGCTGCCAGCAGTAGTGATGCTTAGCGATGATCGAGAGAACCTtcgcaaggccaaggaagagGGGCTTCATGCATCTTCTCTCCGGGACTATGTCAGTGGCCTcgaagatggcgagaggCTACTAGATATGGTCGCAGAAGCGCAAAACCAAGAGTCTTTTAAGAAGCAGGGCCAGATGCTGTACCCTGAATACTCTACTCTatcaaggatgatgactggAGTCAAGGCTGGGTTAATGCATCAAGGAATCTTCAACGTGTCGCCATATAACTACCTCGAGG ccgttgatggtgatgttgtggTCGTTGAAGTTCTTCCCCAAGATCAGTGGAAAGAACCTTCGACAAAGATCATTGAGGAGgacgccatcaccaagaatgagaatgcAGATGTGGAAGAGAGCCAGGATCTCGTGTCTGAAAAGGAGCGGAAGGCCTTGCAAGAGCAGGTCAAGAAGACTCAGAAGAGTGCATCGGAGAGCAAACCTCAGCCTACGGCCAAGGTTGTGGGTGTTATCAAGCGCAATTGGCGTCAGTATGTTGGTCATATAGACCCATCGTCAGCCAGTAAGGGTTCCAGCCAAGGTCGTAAGCAGGATAGCGTTTTCCTCATCCCAATGGACAAGAAGATTCCCAAAATCCGCCTTCGTACGCGGCAGGTTGCTGACCTTCTTGGCAAGCGCCTGTTGGTAACTATTGATGCCTGGGAGCGCGACTCAAGACATCCTATTGGACATTTTGTGCGATCTTTGGGTGAGCTGGAGACCAAATCGGCCGAGACCGAAGCTCTGTTGCTGGAGTGGGATGTTCAATATCGGCCTTTTCCCAAGACCGTATTGGACTGCCTTCCCAGAGAGGGACACGACTGGAGAGTGCCGACGAGCCTGGAAGATCCTGGTTGGAGGCAGAGAGAGGATCTCCGAGGTCTTCTCATCTGCAGTATTGACCCTGTTGGGTGCCAGGATATCGATGATGCTCTCCATGCCAAGCAGCTCCCCAATGGGAACTATGAAGTTGGTGTTCACATCGCAGACGTGTCCAACTTTGTCAAGCCTGCCAACGCCATGGATACTGAAGCCAGTATCCGGGGTACCACAGTCTATCTCGTCGACAAGCGTATCGATATgctgcctcctcttctcggTACGGACCTTTGCTCGCTCAAGCCTTACGTCGAGCGATTTGCATTCTCGGTGCTCTGGGAGCTGAACGAGAATGCTGACATCGTCAACGTTCGCTTCACCAAGTCTGTCATCAAATCTCGAGAAGCGTTCAGCTACGAACAGGCCCAGTTGCGAATCGACGATGAGTCTCAGCAAGACGATCTTACCAAGGGAATGCGCATGCTTCTCATGTTATCCaagaaattaaagaagaagcgaatGGATGCTGGTGCCCTGAGCCTTTCTTCCCCAGAAGTCAAGGTGCAAACTGAATCTGAGACGTCCGATCCTATTGATGTCAAGACAAAACAGCTTCTCGATACAAACTCTCTCGTCGAAGAGTTCATGTTGTTTGCCAACGTCAGCGTTGCAGCCAAGATCTATGAAGCATTTCCTCAAACCGCCATTCTCCGCCGTCACGCGGCCCCCCCAAAGACAAACTTTGACGAACTATCAAACCAACTCCGCACCAAGCGTGGCATGGAGTTGCGGACCGACTCCAGCAAGGCCCTTGCCGATTCTCTAGATCAGTGCGTGGACCCCAGGGAGCCATTCTTCAACACCCTTGTGCGCATCATGGCTACTCGCTGCATGATGAGTGCAGAGTATTTCTGCTCTGGAACACAGGCCTATCCTGAATTCCGCCATTACGGTCTTGCTTCAGAGATCTACACTCACTTCACCTCTCCCATTCGCCGTTACGCCGATCTTCTTGCCCATAGACAGCTCGCTGCTGCCATCGACTACGAGGCCATACACCCCAACGTCCGCAGCAGGGGTCGCCTTGAGGCTGTCTGTAAGAACATCAACGTGCGCCACCGCAATGCTCAGATGGCCGGTCGTGCCAGCATCGCCTACTATGTCGGCCAAGCCCTGAAGGGCAAGGTTGCTGAGGAAGACGCGTTCGTGATGAAGATTTTCAGTAACGGCTTCGTCGTTCTTGTTCCACGCTTTGGTACAGAGGGCCTGATCCGCCTTCGAGACCTTGCACAGCCTGAGCCCGAGGCCGAGTACGACGCAGAGACATACACGCTTATAACCAAGGGAAGCCGCGAGATGAAGGTGGAGCTCTTCCAAAAAGTCAGGGTTAGAGTCCGTGACgagaaagatgagatgacGGGCAAACGCGGTGTCAAGATGGAATTGATCGAAGCATAG
- a CDS encoding related to nuclear localization protein NPL6: MYSAQQPSADNATINPAALSSPVIGLTQQPQRTLKRSHSPGVYGAPQLGDDGDTKPLRKKARPMNKRSTGSISEAPGQAAGSTLPQTILPPQTPQSQGSALPQTSPAYTPQTQMPPKTTPTKSTLKALPTVRDHTTDQLNPTGDEYIPREIDEFGEKKVQLNGTLNGGREYKCRTFLVPNRGDKLFMLATECARVLGYRDSYLLFNKNRSLYKIIASQAEKDDLVGQEILPFSYRSRQIAIVTARSMFRQFGSRVIVNGRRVRDDYWETKARKQGFTEADLAGEKRPGATKAREAAEAQQNNVLLAGPHPEIVYSNNPGPFPGPPQPHLVQPGMIGPPPGTTTRMPGLTLGSDLSDSRPRDYSGILKGGPRQEITGPAYQDQTRPSPLGELNAQAHHAADFNRSVNQQRDMRNDYLQGVWRRPHEQPPSNLTQQPVASADSSNTATSRPSHSPHTTATAMSQQPGLVSTQSPQMMMTTAPYSQSISAQSSLSQAPMRGMAQSPTQSIRPTLPGTGGSMSQGAPGYNYQSGQMWPQTPQAPQHGYGSYTAQSQAPHPSQSPSHLRQGSSGQMQSMQFPGMAGMQYGAGQSMYPADQTPRQYMPQGGAGGPSVSQGWSGQHSPAQQWWTPGQQPQ; this comes from the exons ATGTACTCCGCTCAGCAACCCAGCGCTGATAATGCGACAATCAATCCAGCTGCGCTCAGCTCACCTG TCATAGGTCTGACGCAACAACCCCAACGCACACTGAAGCGCAGTCATTCTCCTGGAGTTTACGGCGCGCCGCAGCTTGGCGATGACG GTGATACAAAACCACTTCGAAAGAAGGCAAGACCGATGAATAAACGATCAACGGGGAGCATTTCCGAGGCTCCCGGCCAGGCCGCCGGCTCGACCCTTCCTCAGACTATTCTCCCACCGCAGACTCCCCAGTCTCAAGGCTCAGCGCTGCCGCAAACGAGCCCTGCCTATACGCCGCAGACACAGATGCCCCCAAAGACAACTCCGACAAAGTCAACACTGAAGGCTCTGCCCACTGTGCGAGACCACACGACCGACCAGCTCAATCCGACTGGAGATGAGTATATACCCCGTGAAATTGATGAGTTCGGAGAGAAGAAAGTCCAACTCAACGGCACGCTCAACGGAGGACGTGAATACAAGTGCCGAACATTCTTGGTCCCTAACCGCGGGGATAAATTGTTCATGTTGGCTACCGAATGTGCTAGGGTTTTGGGTTATCGTGATTCGTACCTCTTATTCAACAAGAACAGGTCTCTGTACAAGATTATCGCAAGCCAGGCCGAAAAGGATGACTTGGTTGGGCAAGAAATCCTCCCTTTCTCGTATCGATCCAGGCAGATTGCCATCGTCACCGCCAGGTCCATGTTCCGACAGTTTGGAAGCCGTGTGATTGTCAATGGCCGCAGAGTTCGCGATGACTATTGGGAAACCAAGGCCCGGAAACAGGGATTCACTGAGGCTGACCTTGCCGGTGAGAAGCGCCCCGGTGCTACGAAGGCGAGAGAGGCGGCCGAGGCCCAGCAGAACAACGTCTTGTTAGCTGGTCCCCATCCAGAGATTGTGTATAGCAACAACCCAGGACCGTTCCCCGGCCCCCCGCAGCCGCACCTCGTTCAACCAGGTATGATCGGACCACCACCCGGAACCACGACAAGAATGCCCGGATTGACACTAGGATCAGACCTAAGCGACTCCCGGCCGCGCGATTATTCCGGAATTCTCAAAGGCGGACCTCGTCAGGAGATCACCGGCCCTGCTTACCAAGACCAGACCCGTCCCTCGCCCCTCGGGGAGCTCAACGCCCAGGCCCATCATGCCGCAGATTTCAACAGGTCAGTTAATCAGCAGCGGGATATGCGCAACGACTATCTCCAAGGCGTTTGGCGACGCCCACATGAGCAGCCCCCCTCCAATCTGACCCAGCAGCCTGTGGCCTCAGCCGACAGTTCCAACACGGCGACTAGTAGGCCTTCACACTCACCTCATACTACGGCTACGGCCATGTCGCAGCAGCCTGGATTGGTTTCCACTCAGAGCCCTCAAATGATGATGACCACTGCGCCCTACTCCCAGTCAATCAGCGCGCAGAGCAGTCTCAGTCAAGCACCCATGAGGGGTATGGCTCAATCACCCACGCAATCAATCAGACCAACACTTCCCGGTACAGGGGGCTCCATGTCTCAGGGAGCGCCTGGTTACAACTACCAATCGGGTCAGATGTGGCCGCAGACTCCACAGGCGCCCCAGCATGGCTACGGCAGCTACACTGCTCAATCCCAAGCACCTCACCCGTCGCAGTCGCCTTCGCATCTCCGTCAAGGGAGCTCGGGCCAGATGCAAAGTATGCAGTTCCCCGGCATGGCTGGTATGCAGTATGGTGCGGGTCAGAGCATGTATCCTGCAGATCAAACGCCTCGCCAATACATGCCTCAAGGTGGCGCTGGTGGACCATCAGTCTCTCAAGGCTGGTCCGGCCAGCATTCACCAGCCCAGCAGTGGTGGACTCCAGGGCAGCAACCTCAATAA